The following are encoded together in the Rhizoctonia solani chromosome 10, complete sequence genome:
- a CDS encoding bZIP transcription factor, which yields MARDKRVGKQDREDVIGHLGWSWKPRGDVQNFIGAGVWMHEAMLGAVLAQRGFRASGEGSDEESAMDDGQDMGVDGWAREEVPCTRPRPPLSVCKPRMTSLVASKPSDGPTSPGLMSYGSDPSALDDYLNLDLFGSSRAAPQSPASSHGALPITPGTSAETQTDETMAFDAFNPLDKMAPFDMGLLGSDLGMDQYGSLFQDMFPSFSEPASGPSAPVIDPQLFAASPPSLPPPIPPPAPAVPASAPTPAPELPLAAAAIVTDDEDDEDEEIAPLPTRTRKPKKNAAAAGGISKRPSRASTPASVLPSYVHFDDPKPVVPPALGKGGVASYLNGERIGSQEPDEWRPTPEEYKKLSSKEKRQLRNKISARNFRVRRKEYITTLESHIADRDQLIAAIRSELSNTHNENTELRREIDALKRAIQEGRLSAADTGLPPPRPLTPEQTATPPTPTTAGPRRPAELTRANTHKDVSSDNRTSFWGGAVGHGGVTSVHTTLIPEVFPQQLSDKPRNVSPSSSGSSSASPSTPPNEGASFFLPYPHCTNWIRTGVNMNPLMNLSPLFSSSKLPNPNPSLQLDVMDQAFNQRTLEGFRAQLWGRMAKEAGARSVLVEQQQQQRREETPLFTPLVGDMLSPLSSPQQTSSLASPQQSSSSTSPQQTMSSSPSLSMLHQPATTFKSLFDGVFPPSALLTAQSSAQQSSSSPALGQQSSPSLSQQSSPNPAQQQPQQQSFVPAPALLQASSFGAGFLGSQSASNSAFTQSTASMQARAMLQAQWLALQQARQQNASSSPSSYSPSSSSSSQQPMSSSSAQPASSSTQRESYLAQFAQAAAVHQQQQQQQQQLAQVQLSGLAAGVRPAYFTSAKDKNSWGREQTTTAGLGLGLGIDKQTLPALSDKKGTTPQQAALAASLASQTLLQRMGSAFWDAFSTGPSRDVDTNKVRRVLEGKAIVKVVDVDGLDGLEEKMRGMSVGVGSTGGGGGVFGNLRGKK from the exons ATGGCAAGGGACAAGCGAGTCGGAAAGCAGGACCGAGAAGATGTAATTGGGCACTTGGGGTGGAGTTGGAAACCTCGTGGTGATGTTCAGAATTTCATCGGGGCGGGTGTCTGGATGCACGAGGCTATGTTGGGCGCGGTATTGGCTCAGCGAGGGTTCAGGGCGTCGGGGGAGGGGAGCGACGAGGAGAGCGCAATGGACGATGGACAAGACATGGGTGTCGATGGGTGGGCA AGGGAAGAGGTGCCTTGTACTCGACCACGACCACCACTCTCTGTGTGCAAGCCAAGGATGACCTCGCTCGTAGCCTCCAAGCCCAGCGACGGACCGACGAGCCCTGGGCTGATGTCGTATGGGTCTGACCCGAGTGCGCTGGACGATTATTTGAATCTGGATTTATTTGGCTCGTCGAGGGCGGCTCCCCAGTCCCCTGCGTCGTCCCATGGTGCGCTGCCCATCACCCCTGGCACAAGCGCCGAGACACAGACGGACGAGACCATGGCCTTTGATGCCTTCAACCCGCTTGACAAGATGGCTCCGTTTGATATGGGCCTGTTGGGCAGCGATCTCGGCATGGACCAGTACGGTTCTCTCTTCCAGGACATGTTTCCCTCCTTTTCCGAGCCTGCCTCTGGGCCCTCTGCGCCTGTCATTGATCCCCAGTTGTTTGCTGCCTCGCCACCTTCACTGCCACCGCCTATCCCGCCACCAGCCCCAGCTGTCCCCGCATCTGCACCCACACCCGCACCTGAATTACCTTTGGCGGCTGCTGCGATCGTGAcagacgatgaagacgatgaagacgaggagATTGCACCGCTCCCGACTCGCACGCGTAAACCCAAGAAAAACGCGGCCGCAGCAGGCGGCATTTCCAAGCGTCCGTCGCGCGCCTCGACCCCAGCCAGCGTCCTGCCGTCTTACGTACACTTTGACGATCCCAAACCCGTTGTCCCTCCCGCCCTCGGCAAAGGCGGAGTCGCAAGCTATCTCAACGGCGAGCGCATCGGCAGCCAAGAACCCGACGAGTGGAGACCCACTCCCGAAGAATACAAAAAGCTCTCCAGCAAGGAAAAGAGGCAACTTCGGAACAAGATCAGTGCTAGAAATTTCAGGGTTAGACGCAAAG AATACATCACCACACTCGAATCCCACATCGCCGATCGCGACCAGCTCATCGCCGCTATTCGCTCCGAGCTCTCAAATACCCACAACGAGAACACAGAGCTCAGGCGCGAGATTGATGCCCTCAAG CGTGCCATCCAAGAAGGCCGTCTCTCGGCAGCCGACACTGGCCTGCCTCCGCCCCGACCCCTCACTCCCGAGCAGACTGCTACGCCCCCGACTCCCACCACCGCTGGACCGCGTCGTCCGGCCGAACTCACCCGCGCCAACACCCACAAGGATGTCAGCTCGGATAACCGCACCAGTTTCTGGGGCGGCGCTGTTGGACACGGCGGTGTTACTTCT GTCCATACCACACTCATTCCCGAAGTGTTCCCTCAGCAGTTGTCCGATAAGCCGCGCAACGTTTCGCCCTCGAGCTCTGGATCGAGTAGTGCCAGTCCATCAACGCCTCCCAATGAAGGCGCGTCTTTTTTCCTGCCCTATCCGCATTGTACTAACTGGATTCGTACAGGCGTAAACATGAACCCCCTCATGAACCTTTCTCCACTCTTCTCCTCTTCCAAGCTTCCCAACCCAAACCCCAGTCTGCAGCTTGACGTCATGGACCAGGCGTTTAACCAACGCACCCTCGAAGGGTTCAGGGCTCAGCTTTGGGGACggatggccaaggaggcTGGTGCCAGGAGTGTTTTGGTcgaacagcagcagcaacagagGAGAGAGGAGACGCCGTTGTTCACGCCTTTGGTTGGAGATATGCTGTCGCCGCTTTCGTCGCCTCAACAAACGAGCTCATTGGCATCGCCCCAGCAAAGCAGCTCGTCGACTTCGCCTCAGCAGACCATGTCTTCTTCTCCGTCGCTTTCGATGCTCCACCAGCCTGCTACAACGTTTAAATCACTGTTCGATGGCGTGTTCCCGCCGAGTGCCTTGCTTACGGCGCAGTCGTCTGCGCAGCAATCGTCTTCTTCGCCTGCGCTTGGACAACAGTCTTCGCCTTCTCTCTCGCAGCAGTCTTCGCCTAACCCAGCTCAACAACAGCCACAGCAACAATCGTTTGTTCCCGCGCCGGCACTGCTGCAAGCATCCAGCTTTGGCGCTGGCTTCCTCGGCTCGCAGTCGGCTTCAAACTCGGCGTTTACTCAGAGCACCGCGTCAATGCAGGCTCGTGCGATGTTGCAGGCCCAGTGGTTGGCTCTGCAGCAGGCCAGGCAGCAGAACGcgtcctcttccccttcttccTACTCgccctcttcttcttcctcttctcaGCAGCCCATGTCTTCGTCTTCTGCCCAGCCCGCATCCTCGAGCACACAACGCGAGTCGTATCTCGCCCAGTTTGCACAGGCCGCCGCGGTGCatcagcaacagcaacaacagcaacaacagctGGCACAGGTACAGTTGTCGGGTCTTGCGGCTGGCGTGCGACCTGCGTACTTTACCTCGGCCAAGGACAAGAACAGTTGGGGAAGAGAGCAA ACCACCACCGCGGGACTCGGACTCGGACTGGGAATCGACAAACAAACCCTGCCCGCGCTCTCGGACAAAAAGGGAACGACACCACAGCAAGCGGCGCTTGCAGCCTCGCTCGCGTCACAGACCCTGCTCCAGCGCATGGGCTCCGCGTTCTGGGACGCCTTTTCGACCGGTCCGTCCCGCGACGT
- a CDS encoding Tyrosine kinase family catalytic domain protein: MEETILRLNLSHPVEGVQIPTDDPILNPGPPGPGPSLRRPSPNGPIQHRIYSNAELEPAHPVERRSALNGEREQRRDRNLDTRPNYSAVSPEEDVRQLFEECEIARDNCRILADSLVYATPDSIATDTVIKEFREKCMKSQEIIGAQFGWVTAIADRARLEQVAKNGSEDTNPTTEEQLLQALVMVHGELNDVFKTYDDLERIAISEREEAEVRARSKVELRLDRSLDEDDHTIPSDNQGASLSQTHTPTPAHGQFPPPGHTRRPLPQLPQTSPYVNSLSPPPPTPYIPQAPSQNRTPPPKSGSLIKNDHNEGTIAQSAGISHATYERSLASQDTMGSEISVNTMEPQNDGSAPAFDFHEILISRTMDVREVVSHLVAHGCQDLSARLDESSFGEYPVAHGGFSDIYHGRLLDSTRVAVKALRVSVDSITKEPKHFKHAARELYAWSQCNHPNVIPLLGLAIFRNRIGMLSPWMGQGNLPRYLQTVPDADRLHMVRPLRVHPNLRSAIISASNPYYSLRSEGGQCACLGRGTPFLTDFGTSLLVDRTLGFTQTTSGPAFSIRWSPAEILDETSPHTEMSDVYALGMTIYETISGKIPYLGKGDSNVIRLVTVRQEHPERPECMRGGENEDSLWNLLVRCWSFEPTARPSAAEVTTIMKTISGASSRLEANGKIE, from the exons ATGGAAGAAACTATACTCCGACTCAACCTGTCCCATCCAGTCGAAGGAGTCCAGATTCCCACAGATGACCCGATTTTGAACCCCGGCCCACCTGGACCTGGACCATCGTTACGACGGCCCTCGCCGAATGGACCCATTCAACACAGGATCTATTCCAATGCAGAGCTGGAACCGGCGCATCCTGTGGAAAGAAGAAGCGCGCTCAACGGGGAGCGAGAGCAAAGGCGAGATAGAAATCTTGATACGCGACCGAACTATAGTGCGGTTAGCCCAGAGGAGGATGTGCGACAGCTGTTTGAGGAATGCGAGATTGCTCGAGACAATTGTCGAATACTGGCCGACTCACTTGTATACGCGACTCCTGATAGCATCGCGACTGACACGGTGATAAAG GAGTTCCGAGAGAAGTGCATGAAGTCGCAAGAGATCATTGGTGCACAATTTGGTTGGGTGACAGCCATTGCGGATCGTGCACGTTTGGAGCAGGTTGCTAAGAACGGGTCAGAAGATACGAATCCTACAACAGAGGAGCAGCTGTTACAGGCTCTTGTTATGGTCCATGGGGAGCTAAACGACGTTTTCAAGACATATGACGATCTTGAACGAATAGCCATCAGCGAGCGTGAAGAGGCCGAGGTACGAGCACGGAGCAAAGTTGAGCTTCGACTGGACCGAAGT CTAGACGAAGACGACCATACAATTCCATCAGACAACCAAGGGGCATCTCTATCGCAAACACACACACCTACACCTGCTCATGGCCAATTCCCTCCTCCAGGCCACACACGACGTCCACTCCCTCAACTCCCTCAGACATCTCCATATGTTAACTCTCTATCCCCGCCACCCCCTACACCCTACATCCCTCAAGCTCCATCCCAGAACCGAACTCCCCCACCTAAATCAGGCAGTTTAATAA AGAACGATCATAACGAGGGAACCATTGCACAATCTGCGGGAATATCTCATGCCACTTATGAAAGATCTCTTGCATCACAAGACACTATGGGAAGCGAGATATCAGTGAATACAATGGAGCCTCAAAACGATGGTTCGGCTCCAGCATTCGATTTCCATGAGATTTTAATCAGTAGGACAATG GACGTGAGGGAGGTTGTTTCACACTTGGTTGCCCACGGTTGTCAGGACCTTTCCGCTAGGCTTGATGAATCTTCGTTTGGCGAATACCCAGTCGCTCATGGTGGGTTCAGTGATATCTACCACGGTCGACTACTGGACAGTACACGGGTCGCGGTGAAGGCCTTGCGGGTTTCTGTCGATAGTATCACCAAGGAGCCCAAACACTTCAAA CATGCGGCTCGAGAGCTTTATGCATGGAGTCAGTGCAACCACCCCAACGTCATCCCATTGCTTGGATTGGCAATCTTTCGGAATCGAATTGGGATGCTTTCCCCTTGGATGGGGCAGGGCAATCTGCCTCGCTACCTGCAGACAGTACCGGATGCAGACCGGCTTCATATGGTGCGgcccttgcggg TGCATCCAAATCTGCGAAGCGCTATCATATCTGCATCAAATCCGTATT ATTCATTGCGATCTGAAGGGG GCCAATGTGCTTGTCTCGGAAGAGGGACTCCCTTTCTGACAGACTTCGGCACCTCCTTGTTGGTAGATCGGACACTGGGCTTTACCCAGACAACCAGCGGCCCCGCCTTTTCCATACGATGGTCT CCAGCCGAAATCCTAGACGAAACTAGTCCCCATACAGAAATGTCTGATGTGTATGCGCTGGGCATG ACTATATAT GAAACAATCTCAGGGAAAATCCCATACCTCGGAAAGGGAGACTCGAACGTGATACGTCTAGTAACTGTGAGGCAAGAGCACCCTGAGCGCCCTGAATGCATGCGCGGTGGTGAAAATGAGGATAGTCTGTGGAATCTGCTCGTTCGTTGTTGGTCGTTTGAGCCTACCGCACGCCCGAGTGCGGCTGAAGTCACAACAATT ATGAAGACGATCTCTGGAGCCAGCTCCCGCTTGGAGGCCAACGGTAAAATTGAATAG